One Dermacentor andersoni chromosome 6, qqDerAnde1_hic_scaffold, whole genome shotgun sequence genomic window carries:
- the Sesn gene encoding sestrin homolog isoform X3 — MILPCRNNSPLHDNSNHTMGQMGIRNTQVLFIDALCQSSHLDLLMGYHSAYQGPFLKTQNFILKSDGPLPYDQRHYIAIMKLTKGKNNWSLSEVVQAIVILAHFHALSSFVFGCGINADMEEETNGTVVYSANGDSGVPIMKNGQTTVETIMQKMKNISEQRSNEPTLEERARCFHTECNGGELPAARRSVPRNDLSHFVTDADFGYQDFARREVSEIPTFRIQDYSWEDHGYSLVNRLYNDVGELLNEKFKVAYNLTYYTMGSRTNVDTSMFRRAVWNYIQCIYGIRHDDYDYREVNELLDRDLKEYIKAVCCYPDRMTKEDYDNVMREFKYSEKVHVTIMILEARMQAELLYALRALMRYMT; from the exons ATGATTCTGCCCTGCCGCAACAACAGTCCACTGCACGATAATTCAAATCATACCATGGGCCAAATGGGAATAAGAAAC actCAAGTGCTGTTTATCGATGCGCTTTGCCAAAGCAGCCACCTGGACCTACTCATGGGCTACCACTCGGCCTACCAGGGTCCATTTCTCAAGACACAAAACTTCATCCTGAAGAGCGATGGGCCACTCCCATACGACCAAAGACATTACATCGCAATCATG AAATTAACCAAAGGAAAGAACAACTGGTCCTTATCGGAGGTAGTGCAAGCCATTGTGATCCTTGCCCACTTCCATGCGCTGTCCAGTTTCGTGTTTGGTTGTGGCATCAACGCTGACATGGAGGAGGAAACAAATGGAACAGTTGTCTACAGTGCCAATGGCGACTCGGGGGTGCCAATTATGAAG AATGGGCAGACCACTGTAGAAACCATCATGCAGAAGATGAAGAACATCTCTGAACAACGCTCCAACGAGCCAACATTAGAGGAGCGGGCGCGCTGCTTCCATACGGAATGCAATGGAGGTGAACTCCCAGCAGCCCGACGCAGTGTCCCCAGGAACGACTTGTCTCACTTCGTGACGGACGCAGACTTTGGCTACCAGGACTTCGCCCGACGGGAGGTCTCTGAAATCCCAACATTCCGGATACAGGACTACTCCTGGGAGGATCACGGCTACTCCTTGGTCAACCGGCTATACAACGACGTGGGAGAGCTCCTCAACGAGAAGTTCAAAGTGGCCTACAACCTCACATACTACAC AATGGGGAGCAGAACAAATGTGGACACATCCATGTTCCGAAGGGCAGTCTGGAACTACATTCAGTGCATCTACGGCATCAGGCATGATGACTACGATTACCGGGAGGTTAATGAACTCTTGGACCGGGACCTGAAAGAGTACATCAAGGCTGTGTGCTGCTACCCAGATCGCATGACCAAAGAGGACTATGACAATGTCATGAGAGAGTTCAAGTACTCTGAGAAG GTGCACGTAACAATCATGATTCTGGAGGCACGCATGCAAGCCGAACTTCTCTATGCACTGCGGGCACTCATGAGGTACATGACGTGA
- the Sesn gene encoding sestrin homolog isoform X1 — MILPCRNNSPLHDNSNHTMGQMGIRNTQVLFIDALCQSSHLDLLMGYHSAYQGPFLKTQNFILKSDGPLPYDQRHYIAIMAAARHNCSYLVNMQREAFLSPDVAGDKSWLQGLHCIPKKLRDLDEINKILAHRPWLITKEHIEKLTKGKNNWSLSEVVQAIVILAHFHALSSFVFGCGINADMEEETNGTVVYSANGDSGVPIMKNGQTTVETIMQKMKNISEQRSNEPTLEERARCFHTECNGGELPAARRSVPRNDLSHFVTDADFGYQDFARREVSEIPTFRIQDYSWEDHGYSLVNRLYNDVGELLNEKFKVAYNLTYYTMGSRTNVDTSMFRRAVWNYIQCIYGIRHDDYDYREVNELLDRDLKEYIKAVCCYPDRMTKEDYDNVMREFKYSEKVHVTIMILEARMQAELLYALRALMRYMT; from the exons ATGATTCTGCCCTGCCGCAACAACAGTCCACTGCACGATAATTCAAATCATACCATGGGCCAAATGGGAATAAGAAAC actCAAGTGCTGTTTATCGATGCGCTTTGCCAAAGCAGCCACCTGGACCTACTCATGGGCTACCACTCGGCCTACCAGGGTCCATTTCTCAAGACACAAAACTTCATCCTGAAGAGCGATGGGCCACTCCCATACGACCAAAGACATTACATCGCAATCATG GCAGCAGCAAGGcacaactgcagctacctggtgaaCATGCAGCGGGAAGCATTCCTGTCCCCGGACGTTGCAGGGGACAAATCGTGGCTCCAGGGCTTGCATTGCATTCCGAAGAAGTTGAGGGACCTAGACGAGATCAACAAGATTCTTGCTCACCGCCCTTGGTTGATAACAAAGGAGCACATAGAG AAATTAACCAAAGGAAAGAACAACTGGTCCTTATCGGAGGTAGTGCAAGCCATTGTGATCCTTGCCCACTTCCATGCGCTGTCCAGTTTCGTGTTTGGTTGTGGCATCAACGCTGACATGGAGGAGGAAACAAATGGAACAGTTGTCTACAGTGCCAATGGCGACTCGGGGGTGCCAATTATGAAG AATGGGCAGACCACTGTAGAAACCATCATGCAGAAGATGAAGAACATCTCTGAACAACGCTCCAACGAGCCAACATTAGAGGAGCGGGCGCGCTGCTTCCATACGGAATGCAATGGAGGTGAACTCCCAGCAGCCCGACGCAGTGTCCCCAGGAACGACTTGTCTCACTTCGTGACGGACGCAGACTTTGGCTACCAGGACTTCGCCCGACGGGAGGTCTCTGAAATCCCAACATTCCGGATACAGGACTACTCCTGGGAGGATCACGGCTACTCCTTGGTCAACCGGCTATACAACGACGTGGGAGAGCTCCTCAACGAGAAGTTCAAAGTGGCCTACAACCTCACATACTACAC AATGGGGAGCAGAACAAATGTGGACACATCCATGTTCCGAAGGGCAGTCTGGAACTACATTCAGTGCATCTACGGCATCAGGCATGATGACTACGATTACCGGGAGGTTAATGAACTCTTGGACCGGGACCTGAAAGAGTACATCAAGGCTGTGTGCTGCTACCCAGATCGCATGACCAAAGAGGACTATGACAATGTCATGAGAGAGTTCAAGTACTCTGAGAAG GTGCACGTAACAATCATGATTCTGGAGGCACGCATGCAAGCCGAACTTCTCTATGCACTGCGGGCACTCATGAGGTACATGACGTGA
- the Sesn gene encoding sestrin homolog isoform X2: MGYHSAYQGPFLKTQNFILKSDGPLPYDQRHYIAIMAAARHNCSYLVNMQREAFLSPDVAGDKSWLQGLHCIPKKLRDLDEINKILAHRPWLITKEHIEKLTKGKNNWSLSEVVQAIVILAHFHALSSFVFGCGINADMEEETNGTVVYSANGDSGVPIMKNGQTTVETIMQKMKNISEQRSNEPTLEERARCFHTECNGGELPAARRSVPRNDLSHFVTDADFGYQDFARREVSEIPTFRIQDYSWEDHGYSLVNRLYNDVGELLNEKFKVAYNLTYYTMGSRTNVDTSMFRRAVWNYIQCIYGIRHDDYDYREVNELLDRDLKEYIKAVCCYPDRMTKEDYDNVMREFKYSEKVHVTIMILEARMQAELLYALRALMRYMT; this comes from the exons ATGGGCTACCACTCGGCCTACCAGGGTCCATTTCTCAAGACACAAAACTTCATCCTGAAGAGCGATGGGCCACTCCCATACGACCAAAGACATTACATCGCAATCATG GCAGCAGCAAGGcacaactgcagctacctggtgaaCATGCAGCGGGAAGCATTCCTGTCCCCGGACGTTGCAGGGGACAAATCGTGGCTCCAGGGCTTGCATTGCATTCCGAAGAAGTTGAGGGACCTAGACGAGATCAACAAGATTCTTGCTCACCGCCCTTGGTTGATAACAAAGGAGCACATAGAG AAATTAACCAAAGGAAAGAACAACTGGTCCTTATCGGAGGTAGTGCAAGCCATTGTGATCCTTGCCCACTTCCATGCGCTGTCCAGTTTCGTGTTTGGTTGTGGCATCAACGCTGACATGGAGGAGGAAACAAATGGAACAGTTGTCTACAGTGCCAATGGCGACTCGGGGGTGCCAATTATGAAG AATGGGCAGACCACTGTAGAAACCATCATGCAGAAGATGAAGAACATCTCTGAACAACGCTCCAACGAGCCAACATTAGAGGAGCGGGCGCGCTGCTTCCATACGGAATGCAATGGAGGTGAACTCCCAGCAGCCCGACGCAGTGTCCCCAGGAACGACTTGTCTCACTTCGTGACGGACGCAGACTTTGGCTACCAGGACTTCGCCCGACGGGAGGTCTCTGAAATCCCAACATTCCGGATACAGGACTACTCCTGGGAGGATCACGGCTACTCCTTGGTCAACCGGCTATACAACGACGTGGGAGAGCTCCTCAACGAGAAGTTCAAAGTGGCCTACAACCTCACATACTACAC AATGGGGAGCAGAACAAATGTGGACACATCCATGTTCCGAAGGGCAGTCTGGAACTACATTCAGTGCATCTACGGCATCAGGCATGATGACTACGATTACCGGGAGGTTAATGAACTCTTGGACCGGGACCTGAAAGAGTACATCAAGGCTGTGTGCTGCTACCCAGATCGCATGACCAAAGAGGACTATGACAATGTCATGAGAGAGTTCAAGTACTCTGAGAAG GTGCACGTAACAATCATGATTCTGGAGGCACGCATGCAAGCCGAACTTCTCTATGCACTGCGGGCACTCATGAGGTACATGACGTGA